The following are encoded in a window of Bradyrhizobium guangdongense genomic DNA:
- a CDS encoding ABC transporter ATP-binding protein — MADPATMPLIEVDNLGVRLNTSRGPAQAVRGVSFALKRGETLGLVGESGCGKSVTALSLMGLLPESAVITGSIKLDGSELARLPDADYCKLRGNRISMIFQEPMTALNPMHTIGHQVAEPLRRHKGYSAAQARKEAIALLDRVGLPDPARRVDAYPHQFSGGQRQRVTIAMALACEPDLLIADEPTTALDVTIQGQILDLTADLVEERGMSMILISHDLGVIAENVQRMMVMYGGTVVESGPTDEVFRRMGHPYTQGLFRARPKLGARKGTRLRTISGTVPELADLPVGCTFADRCPLAIDACRAALPPMVEVGPRHGARCIRTDVSMAANVGALSA, encoded by the coding sequence ATGGCTGATCCCGCGACCATGCCGCTGATCGAGGTCGACAATCTCGGCGTCCGTCTCAACACCAGCCGCGGCCCGGCGCAGGCCGTGCGCGGCGTCAGCTTTGCGTTGAAGCGTGGCGAGACGCTCGGGCTCGTCGGCGAATCCGGCTGCGGCAAGTCGGTCACGGCGCTATCGTTGATGGGGCTGTTGCCTGAGAGCGCTGTTATCACCGGCAGCATCAAGCTTGACGGCAGCGAGCTCGCGCGGCTTCCGGATGCCGACTACTGCAAGCTGCGCGGCAACCGCATCAGCATGATCTTCCAGGAGCCGATGACGGCGCTGAATCCGATGCACACGATCGGCCATCAGGTCGCTGAGCCGCTGCGACGGCACAAGGGATATTCGGCCGCGCAGGCGCGAAAAGAAGCGATCGCCTTGCTCGACCGCGTCGGGCTGCCCGATCCGGCGAGGCGCGTCGACGCCTATCCGCACCAGTTCTCCGGCGGCCAGCGCCAGCGCGTCACCATTGCCATGGCGCTTGCCTGCGAGCCGGATCTGTTGATCGCGGACGAGCCGACCACCGCACTCGACGTCACCATCCAGGGCCAGATCCTCGATCTCACCGCCGATCTCGTCGAGGAGCGCGGCATGTCGATGATCCTGATCTCGCACGATCTCGGCGTCATTGCCGAGAACGTGCAGCGCATGATGGTGATGTATGGCGGCACCGTGGTCGAGAGCGGGCCTACCGATGAAGTGTTCCGCCGCATGGGACATCCCTATACGCAAGGCCTGTTTCGCGCCCGCCCGAAACTCGGCGCGCGCAAGGGGACGCGGCTGAGGACGATCTCGGGCACGGTGCCGGAGCTCGCCGATCTGCCGGTGGGGTGCACCTTCGCCGATCGATGTCCGCTCGCGATCGATGCGTGCCGGGCGGCGCTGCCGCCGATGGTGGAGGTCGGCCCCCGACACGGCGCGCGTTGCATTAGGACCGATGTCTCCATGGCTGCGAATGTCGGGGCGTTATCCGCATGA
- a CDS encoding ABC transporter ATP-binding protein: MSAAPLLDVKDLEQRYTLPRESLFRPPGEVRALNGVSVQVQAGKSLGIVGESGSGKSTFARVVMALERPTAGEVTLLGRDLNRISPDELRRARRDFQMVFQDPYGSLDPRQTIARIVAEPLTVLDDADRTTFRARVAAVLKQVGLRDADMDKYPHEFSGGQRQRIAIARALITQPKLIVADEPVSALDVSVQAQVLNLMQDLQEQFGLSYILISHDLAVVDYLCDEVAVMYLGRVVEQGRPEDLFERCAHPYTRALLDAVPRARAGGGRRRRGAQVIASQSAAASGCPYVARCPLADQHCREVPPLLRRVGEGHLVACHKAEAVMALPQPAMEG; this comes from the coding sequence ATGAGCGCAGCACCTCTTCTTGACGTCAAAGATCTCGAGCAGCGCTACACGTTGCCGCGCGAAAGCCTGTTCCGTCCGCCCGGCGAGGTGCGCGCGCTCAACGGCGTCAGTGTGCAGGTCCAGGCCGGCAAGAGCCTCGGCATCGTCGGCGAATCCGGCTCGGGCAAGTCGACCTTTGCGCGCGTCGTGATGGCGCTGGAACGGCCGACGGCGGGAGAGGTCACGCTGCTCGGCCGCGATCTCAACCGCATCTCGCCCGATGAACTGCGTCGCGCGCGGCGCGATTTCCAGATGGTGTTCCAGGATCCCTATGGATCGCTCGATCCGCGCCAGACCATTGCGCGCATCGTCGCCGAGCCGCTCACCGTGCTCGACGATGCCGACCGCACGACGTTCCGCGCCCGGGTCGCCGCGGTGTTGAAGCAGGTCGGCCTGCGAGACGCGGACATGGACAAGTATCCGCATGAGTTCTCCGGCGGCCAACGCCAGCGCATCGCGATCGCGCGCGCGCTGATCACCCAACCAAAACTGATCGTCGCGGACGAGCCGGTCTCCGCGCTCGACGTCTCCGTGCAGGCGCAGGTCCTGAACCTGATGCAGGACCTCCAGGAGCAGTTCGGCCTCAGTTACATCCTGATCAGCCACGACCTTGCCGTGGTCGACTATCTCTGCGACGAGGTTGCGGTGATGTATCTCGGCCGGGTCGTGGAGCAGGGGCGGCCGGAGGATTTGTTCGAGCGCTGCGCCCATCCCTATACGCGGGCACTGCTGGATGCCGTGCCGCGGGCACGTGCCGGTGGAGGCCGGCGCCGGCGCGGCGCCCAGGTAATCGCTTCGCAATCGGCGGCAGCCAGCGGATGCCCCTATGTGGCGCGCTGTCCGCTCGCCGACCAGCATTGTCGGGAAGTGCCGCCCCTGCTACGCAGAGTGGGCGAGGGACACCTTGTCGCCTGCCACAAGGCGGAGGCGGTGATGGCATTGCCGCAGCCGGCCATGGAGGGTTAA
- a CDS encoding FGGY-family carbohydrate kinase → MPRAYIGVDVGTTSTRAGVFDEAGTLLATARHPIRIWHEAGDIVEQSSEDIWQACVRSVRAAIAEAAIAPDTVAGIGFDATCSLVVLDRQGEPLTVSTSGEAQRNVIVWMDHRATAEARLINETADDVLRYVGGSISPEMEMPKLLWLKRHLRANFDAAGHFFDLADYLTWRATGSLQRSTCTVTCKWNYLAHDGGGWSAPFFKRIGLSDFVSEKYARIGTEIVAPGTRLGAGLIRAAAADFGLSAGTPVGASLIDAHAGGIGAIGGRDGSRGTTDVTDRLAYIMGTSACIMATTKEPCFVPGVWGPYYSGMVPNFWLNEGGQSAAGAAIDHLLKSHPGHTDAGAAARSEGVDLIEFLERRIIARAGDASRAALLARDVHVLPEFIGNRSPYADPDTRAVIAGLDLDTDIGSMERLFVAGLCGLAYGLAEVIEAFAAHGVHAGIMIMGGGASRSPLVRQIMADTTGLTVALPQTREPVLLGAAMLGAVAGGAYASIGETMANMSALGRKSEPTTPDMAAFHTRKREVYKLLREVDRGSRAAMRDIAKS, encoded by the coding sequence ATGCCGCGAGCGTATATCGGCGTCGACGTAGGGACCACGAGCACGCGGGCAGGGGTGTTTGACGAGGCGGGAACGCTGCTTGCGACCGCCAGGCATCCGATCCGGATCTGGCATGAGGCAGGCGACATCGTCGAACAATCGTCCGAGGACATCTGGCAAGCCTGTGTCAGATCAGTGCGCGCGGCGATAGCGGAAGCGGCGATTGCGCCCGACACGGTCGCCGGCATCGGCTTCGATGCGACCTGTTCTCTGGTTGTCCTCGATAGGCAAGGCGAGCCGCTCACGGTCAGCACCTCCGGCGAAGCACAGCGCAACGTCATCGTCTGGATGGATCATCGTGCCACTGCGGAAGCGCGGCTGATCAACGAGACCGCCGACGACGTACTGCGCTATGTTGGCGGTTCGATCTCGCCCGAGATGGAGATGCCGAAGCTGTTGTGGCTGAAGCGGCACTTGCGCGCGAACTTCGACGCTGCCGGGCATTTCTTCGATCTGGCGGATTATCTGACCTGGCGCGCCACCGGCTCGCTGCAGCGCTCGACCTGCACCGTCACCTGCAAATGGAACTATCTCGCCCATGACGGCGGTGGCTGGAGCGCGCCGTTTTTCAAGCGCATCGGCCTGTCTGATTTCGTCAGTGAAAAATATGCTCGTATCGGCACCGAAATCGTTGCCCCGGGCACGCGGCTCGGCGCCGGTCTCATCCGCGCCGCCGCCGCTGATTTCGGCCTGTCCGCCGGTACGCCGGTCGGCGCCTCCTTGATCGACGCCCACGCCGGCGGCATCGGTGCGATCGGCGGCCGTGACGGATCGCGCGGGACGACAGATGTCACCGATCGCCTCGCCTACATCATGGGAACTTCTGCCTGCATCATGGCGACGACGAAGGAGCCATGCTTCGTGCCCGGCGTCTGGGGACCTTATTATTCCGGCATGGTGCCGAACTTCTGGCTCAACGAGGGCGGCCAGTCCGCCGCGGGCGCGGCGATCGACCATCTCCTGAAGTCGCATCCGGGCCACACCGATGCGGGCGCCGCTGCGCGCAGCGAGGGCGTCGATCTCATCGAGTTTCTCGAGCGCCGCATCATCGCGCGCGCCGGCGATGCCAGCCGCGCCGCGCTGCTCGCGCGCGACGTCCACGTGCTTCCTGAGTTCATTGGCAATCGCTCGCCCTATGCCGACCCTGACACCCGCGCGGTGATCGCGGGTCTCGATCTCGACACCGACATCGGCTCGATGGAGCGGCTGTTCGTCGCAGGTCTTTGCGGGCTCGCCTACGGGCTCGCCGAGGTGATCGAGGCCTTTGCAGCGCATGGCGTGCATGCCGGCATCATGATCATGGGAGGCGGCGCGAGCCGCAGCCCCCTTGTGCGGCAGATCATGGCTGACACGACCGGGCTGACGGTCGCGCTGCCACAAACCAGAGAGCCCGTGTTGCTAGGCGCTGCGATGCTAGGTGCCGTCGCCGGCGGCGCCTATGCCTCGATCGGCGAGACCATGGCAAACATGTCGGCGCTCGGACGCAAGAGCGAGCCGACCACGCCCGACATGGCCGCGTTTCACACCAGGAAACGTGAGGTGTACAAGCTGTTGCGCGAAGTGGATCGGGGCAGCCGCGCGGCGATGCGCGACATCGCCAAGAGTTAG
- a CDS encoding amidase: MNGDPCLLSATELRGLIANKQISPVEITGAVLARAEALQPKLNCFITLCGDEAMAAAREAERKMMAGEPLGLLHGLPVTVKDIVNTKGVRTTFGAVPYKDNVPTEDAVAVAKLRAEGAILIGKTTTPEFGSKCLTDSPLFGRTRNAWSAERSSGGSSGGAAVAVASGIAPLAIATDGGGSTRIPAACNGVVGLKQSNGVIAHSQALDAFGNQTYVTPTTRTVADTALMMQAMAGEDACDPWSIGVPVPDYIGTAAPRGDLRGYKILFCASPPGRPVSSDVATAFKASLDRLANLGAELEEFSGEGYDVEPIWRAINHTVWRSRFSKLVAEHGDALSEAFCKQIALASNVSGVDYQEAMFARTALFRRVQSLLARGHLLAMPTITRTALPIDQDLFGSIEIDGQQFDSVRPHWFPWTMPFNMTGHPAISLPCGFGRDGLPIGLQLVGRFRRDAELLRISALFEASNDLRSRWPA, translated from the coding sequence ATGAACGGCGATCCCTGCCTGCTCTCCGCAACCGAACTGCGTGGCCTGATTGCGAACAAGCAGATCTCTCCCGTCGAAATCACCGGCGCCGTGCTCGCGCGCGCCGAGGCGCTCCAGCCGAAGCTGAACTGCTTCATCACGCTCTGCGGCGACGAGGCGATGGCAGCGGCGCGTGAGGCCGAGCGCAAAATGATGGCCGGCGAACCGCTCGGCCTGCTGCATGGGCTTCCCGTGACGGTCAAGGACATCGTCAATACAAAGGGTGTGAGGACCACCTTCGGCGCCGTTCCTTACAAGGACAATGTGCCCACTGAAGACGCCGTCGCGGTGGCGAAGCTGCGCGCGGAAGGCGCGATCCTGATCGGCAAGACGACGACGCCGGAATTCGGCAGCAAGTGCTTGACTGATTCACCGTTGTTCGGCCGCACCCGCAACGCCTGGAGTGCGGAGCGGTCTTCCGGCGGCTCCAGCGGCGGTGCGGCCGTTGCGGTGGCGAGCGGCATCGCGCCATTGGCGATCGCGACCGATGGCGGCGGCTCGACCCGCATCCCCGCCGCCTGCAACGGCGTCGTGGGGTTGAAGCAGAGTAACGGCGTAATCGCGCACAGCCAGGCGCTCGACGCGTTCGGCAACCAGACCTATGTGACGCCGACCACGCGCACCGTCGCCGACACCGCCTTAATGATGCAGGCTATGGCGGGCGAGGATGCCTGCGATCCCTGGTCGATCGGCGTGCCCGTGCCTGACTACATCGGCACCGCCGCGCCACGCGGCGATCTGCGTGGGTATAAGATTCTGTTCTGCGCCTCGCCTCCGGGGCGCCCTGTGTCGTCGGATGTCGCGACTGCCTTCAAGGCGAGCCTCGACCGGCTCGCGAATCTCGGCGCCGAGCTCGAGGAATTTTCCGGCGAGGGTTACGATGTCGAGCCGATCTGGCGCGCCATCAACCACACCGTCTGGCGCTCGCGCTTTTCAAAGCTGGTCGCCGAGCATGGCGACGCCCTCAGCGAAGCCTTCTGCAAGCAGATCGCGCTGGCGAGCAATGTCAGCGGCGTCGACTATCAGGAGGCGATGTTCGCGCGCACGGCGTTGTTCCGTCGCGTACAATCCTTGCTGGCGCGCGGGCACCTCCTGGCAATGCCGACCATCACCCGCACCGCGCTCCCGATCGACCAAGACCTGTTCGGCAGCATCGAGATCGATGGCCAGCAGTTTGACAGCGTCCGGCCGCACTGGTTCCCCTGGACCATGCCGTTCAACATGACCGGCCATCCCGCGATCAGTCTGCCCTGCGGGTTTGGCCGCGACGGCCTGCCGATCGGGCTCCAGCTCGTCGGCCGTTTTCGCCGTGACGCGGAATTGCTGCGCATCAGTGCGCTGTTCGAAGCCTCGAATGACCTTCGCTCCCGCTGGCCGGCTTAG
- a CDS encoding ABC transporter permease, translating into MSVFVLRRVLTLLATLVGASVIIFLVLDALPGNAAQMLMGADASADAVRALTVKLGLDQPLAVRYLQWIKGLLVGDLGNSYVYGTPVFSLIAERLVLTIPLAIMSMLITVVLALSAGIYTAANHNKLADVGVMSLTQIGIALPNFWFAILLVLLFAVRLQWLSAGGFAGWDDGIWPGLKSLLLPSISLAVVQAAILARVTRSAVLDVLREDFVRTARAKGLGKREVLWSHVLRNAMIPVMTVMGLQFANLLAGTIVIENVFYLPGLGRLIFQSIANRDLIVVRNCVMLLAAMVVIVNFVVDVLYAFIDPRIKVHDL; encoded by the coding sequence ATGAGCGTATTTGTCCTTCGACGTGTCCTGACATTGCTGGCGACGCTGGTCGGCGCATCCGTGATCATTTTCCTGGTGCTGGATGCGCTGCCGGGCAATGCCGCGCAGATGCTGATGGGCGCCGATGCCTCTGCCGATGCAGTGCGTGCGCTCACCGTCAAGCTCGGGCTCGATCAGCCGCTGGCGGTCCGTTATCTGCAATGGATCAAGGGCCTCCTCGTCGGCGATCTCGGCAATTCCTACGTCTACGGTACGCCGGTTTTTAGCCTGATCGCGGAGCGGCTGGTGCTGACCATTCCGCTCGCGATCATGTCGATGCTGATCACCGTGGTGCTGGCGCTCTCGGCCGGCATCTACACCGCCGCCAACCACAACAAGCTCGCCGACGTCGGCGTGATGTCGCTGACGCAAATCGGCATCGCGCTGCCGAACTTCTGGTTCGCCATTCTCCTGGTCCTGCTGTTCGCCGTGCGGCTGCAATGGCTCTCCGCCGGGGGCTTTGCCGGTTGGGATGACGGCATCTGGCCAGGGCTCAAATCGCTGCTGCTGCCGTCGATCTCGCTTGCGGTGGTGCAGGCCGCGATCCTCGCCCGTGTGACGCGGTCGGCCGTGCTCGACGTTCTGCGCGAAGATTTCGTCCGCACCGCGCGCGCGAAAGGGCTCGGCAAGCGCGAGGTGTTGTGGAGCCATGTGCTGCGCAACGCCATGATCCCCGTGATGACGGTGATGGGCCTGCAATTCGCGAATCTGCTCGCCGGCACCATCGTGATCGAGAACGTGTTCTATCTGCCCGGTCTCGGCCGGCTGATCTTCCAGTCGATTGCCAACCGCGACCTGATCGTGGTGCGCAACTGCGTCATGTTGCTGGCAGCCATGGTCGTCATCGTCAATTTCGTGGTCGACGTGCTCTATGCCTTCATCGACCCCCGCATCAAGGTGCACGACTTGTGA
- a CDS encoding ABC transporter permease: MSAQLSTPVDAPVATSPLPARTFWRRALRHRSFVLGGALSLLVVASALLSLVWTPWSPYEIDIASKLRPPSAAHWLGTDSFGRDIVSLLLAGARSTILVGIIAVSIGLTFGVCLGLIASAKRGWTEEIIMRFSDFTFAFPAVLSAIMLAAVAGPGMVTSIVAIGIFQIPTLTRLTRGSANAIWAREFVLAARASGKGAFRITIEHVLPNILSILIVQATIQFALAILAEAALSYLGLGTQPPQPSWGRMLNDAQTMLFQSPMLAVYPGAAIAIAVLGLNLLGDGLRDLLDPKLARER, from the coding sequence GTGAGCGCGCAGCTTTCCACGCCCGTTGACGCGCCGGTCGCAACAAGCCCCTTGCCGGCGCGAACGTTCTGGCGACGTGCCCTGCGCCATCGCAGCTTCGTGCTGGGCGGTGCGCTTAGCCTGCTGGTGGTTGCCTCGGCGCTGCTTTCGCTGGTGTGGACGCCCTGGTCGCCCTACGAGATCGACATCGCCTCGAAGCTGCGGCCGCCATCGGCGGCACACTGGCTCGGCACCGATTCCTTTGGCCGCGACATCGTCTCGCTGCTGCTCGCCGGCGCGCGTTCCACCATCCTGGTCGGCATCATCGCGGTCAGCATCGGTCTCACCTTCGGCGTCTGCCTCGGCCTGATCGCCTCGGCCAAGCGCGGCTGGACCGAAGAGATCATCATGCGCTTTTCCGATTTCACCTTCGCCTTTCCGGCCGTGCTCTCGGCGATCATGCTCGCCGCGGTCGCAGGGCCGGGCATGGTTACCTCGATCGTTGCGATCGGCATTTTCCAGATCCCGACCTTGACCCGGCTGACGCGCGGCTCGGCCAATGCGATCTGGGCGCGCGAATTCGTGCTGGCGGCGCGCGCCTCGGGCAAGGGCGCCTTCCGCATCACCATCGAGCATGTGCTGCCGAACATCCTGTCGATCCTGATCGTGCAGGCGACGATCCAGTTTGCGCTCGCGATCCTCGCTGAAGCCGCGCTGTCCTATCTCGGTCTCGGCACCCAGCCGCCGCAGCCGTCCTGGGGCCGCATGCTGAACGACGCGCAGACCATGCTGTTCCAGTCGCCGATGCTTGCGGTCTATCCCGGTGCCGCGATTGCGATTGCGGTGCTCGGTCTCAATCTGCTCGGCGACGGCTTGCGTGATCTGCTGGATCCCAAGTTGGCGCGGGAGCGGTGA
- a CDS encoding SDR family NAD(P)-dependent oxidoreductase yields the protein MYLEKFKLSGKTAFVTGGGQGIGLACAEALAEAGAKVIIGDRDSKVAGDATTSMKAKGFDIETAIMDVTDTKRVAEVANNLVARHGKVDILVNNAGIARSETPAETVTDEHWLNVIDVNLNGTFWCCREFGKHMLKAGSGAIVNVGSMSGFIVNKPQEQCFYNASKAGVHHLTKSLAAEWGARGIRVNAVAPTYIETPLNAFVKSNPKMYDAWIGGTPMARMGQVEEIASVVLFLASEAASLMTGSIVLVDGGYTCW from the coding sequence ATGTACCTGGAAAAATTCAAGCTGAGCGGCAAGACCGCCTTCGTCACCGGCGGCGGGCAGGGCATTGGGCTGGCCTGCGCCGAAGCTCTGGCGGAGGCCGGCGCAAAGGTGATCATCGGCGACCGCGACAGCAAGGTGGCCGGCGATGCCACTACCAGCATGAAGGCGAAGGGTTTTGACATCGAGACCGCGATCATGGACGTCACCGATACCAAGCGCGTCGCGGAGGTTGCCAACAATCTGGTCGCCCGTCACGGCAAGGTCGATATCCTGGTCAACAACGCTGGTATCGCCCGCAGCGAGACGCCGGCGGAGACCGTGACCGACGAGCATTGGCTGAACGTCATCGACGTCAATCTCAACGGCACCTTCTGGTGCTGCCGCGAGTTCGGCAAGCACATGCTCAAGGCTGGTAGCGGTGCCATCGTCAATGTCGGCTCGATGTCGGGCTTCATCGTCAACAAGCCGCAGGAGCAGTGCTTTTACAACGCCTCCAAGGCCGGCGTGCATCATCTGACCAAGTCGCTGGCCGCCGAATGGGGCGCGCGTGGCATCCGCGTCAATGCGGTGGCGCCGACCTATATCGAGACGCCGCTCAACGCTTTCGTGAAGAGCAACCCGAAAATGTACGACGCCTGGATCGGTGGAACTCCGATGGCGCGGATGGGGCAGGTCGAGGAAATCGCCTCGGTCGTCCTGTTCCTGGCCTCTGAGGCTGCGAGCCTGATGACCGGCAGCATCGTGCTGGTGGATGGCGGCTACACTTGCTGGTAG
- a CDS encoding LysR family transcriptional regulator — protein MDLRRLRYFVAVAETRSVGKAAERLRMAQPPLSVQIRKLEAEVGAPLFHRGTRGMDLTDAGQALLARAGEALALAADGIEAARAVAAGRRGRISVGYMFVLANAVLPRLIPELRRSIPGVDLDFVDLSASTREARLLDRSVTVALCMPAIHHPEIQVARIGAQRLMLAMPNRSPLARLGAVPMARLQGRPLIALPPPERDPASSAVAALLRRHQIVMPIASRVETAHSAMSLVLAGEGFAILPACAKLGAPRGIVFRPLRDATDSIDIAVCWRRDSESPLIPRFVKCAEKVVARL, from the coding sequence ATGGATCTTCGCCGTCTTCGCTATTTCGTCGCCGTGGCCGAGACGCGCAGCGTCGGCAAGGCGGCCGAACGGCTGCGGATGGCGCAGCCGCCACTCTCCGTCCAGATCCGCAAGCTCGAAGCCGAGGTCGGCGCGCCGCTGTTCCACCGCGGCACGCGCGGCATGGACCTGACGGACGCGGGCCAGGCCCTGCTGGCGCGTGCCGGCGAGGCGCTGGCGCTGGCTGCCGATGGCATCGAGGCAGCACGCGCGGTCGCGGCCGGTCGTCGCGGGCGGATCTCCGTCGGCTACATGTTCGTGCTGGCGAATGCCGTGCTGCCACGGCTGATCCCCGAGCTGCGGCGATCCATTCCCGGCGTCGACCTCGATTTCGTCGATCTCAGCGCATCGACACGCGAGGCGCGGCTGCTCGACCGCAGCGTCACGGTGGCGCTGTGCATGCCGGCAATCCACCATCCCGAGATTCAGGTCGCGCGGATCGGTGCGCAACGCTTGATGCTGGCGATGCCGAATCGCTCGCCGCTGGCGCGGCTCGGCGCCGTACCGATGGCGCGTTTGCAAGGCCGTCCGTTAATTGCGCTGCCGCCGCCGGAGCGGGACCCCGCGTCCTCCGCGGTGGCGGCCCTGCTGCGGCGGCATCAGATCGTGATGCCGATCGCAAGTAGGGTCGAGACAGCACATTCGGCGATGAGCCTTGTTCTCGCCGGCGAAGGCTTTGCGATCCTGCCGGCGTGCGCCAAGCTCGGCGCACCGCGCGGCATCGTATTCCGGCCGCTGCGCGATGCGACCGATTCCATCGACATCGCGGTGTGCTGGCGGCGGGACTCGGAGAGCCCGCTGATCCCCAGATTTGTAAAATGCGCCGAAAAAGTTGTGGCGCGGCTGTGA
- a CDS encoding carbohydrate kinase family protein, producing MLISCGDALIDFVPTKSADGREAVMPAVGGSCLNVAIGIARLGAPTAFVGGISTDLFGRMIADHAAASNVALDLATRSDHQTTLAFVRIVAGESHYAFYDADTATRNWTFRRGSIPFDTVAAVHVGSTTLVNDQGAAETRALIAEARASSTISFDPNCRPNLVKDKPAYLARMAEFAGHADLMKMSDVDFGYLFGEEPYQQRADALLRHGPSLVVITRGNNGAVAWHAKAGQIAVEAPKVTVADTIGAGDSFQAALLFALHKQGRLARQHLKDISTEELRRALSFAANCAGLTCTRAGADPPWSHEIGWSW from the coding sequence ATGCTGATTTCTTGCGGCGATGCGTTGATCGATTTCGTGCCGACGAAGAGCGCCGACGGCCGCGAAGCCGTGATGCCGGCGGTCGGCGGCTCCTGCCTCAACGTCGCGATCGGCATTGCGCGGCTCGGCGCGCCGACCGCTTTCGTCGGCGGCATCTCGACCGACCTGTTCGGACGCATGATCGCAGATCACGCCGCTGCGTCGAACGTCGCGCTTGATCTCGCCACCCGCAGCGATCACCAGACCACGCTCGCCTTCGTCCGCATCGTCGCCGGCGAGTCGCATTACGCCTTTTATGACGCCGACACCGCGACGCGGAACTGGACTTTTCGGCGCGGGAGCATTCCCTTCGATACCGTGGCAGCTGTGCATGTCGGCTCGACCACGCTGGTCAACGACCAGGGGGCAGCCGAAACGAGGGCCCTGATTGCGGAGGCGAGGGCGTCGTCGACGATCTCCTTCGATCCGAACTGCCGGCCCAACCTCGTCAAGGACAAGCCGGCCTATCTCGCGCGCATGGCCGAATTCGCAGGCCACGCCGATCTTATGAAGATGTCGGACGTCGACTTCGGCTATCTGTTCGGCGAGGAGCCGTATCAGCAGCGCGCGGACGCACTGCTGAGGCACGGCCCGAGCCTCGTCGTCATTACCCGCGGCAACAATGGCGCCGTCGCCTGGCACGCGAAGGCCGGGCAGATCGCGGTCGAGGCGCCGAAGGTCACAGTGGCCGACACCATCGGCGCCGGTGACAGCTTTCAGGCCGCGCTGCTGTTCGCCCTGCACAAGCAGGGCCGTCTTGCCCGGCAGCATCTGAAGGACATCAGTACTGAGGAGCTCCGCCGCGCGCTGTCCTTTGCCGCTAATTGTGCCGGCCTGACCTGCACCCGCGCGGGTGCCGATCCGCCCTGGAGCCACGAGATCGGCTGGAGCTGGTAG